Within the Clostridia bacterium genome, the region TGGCCGAAATATTCTGGAGCTGTTCAAGAGCGCTGAATTGGGCCATCTGGGCAATAAACTCCGTATCTTTCACCGGGTCCAGCGGGTTTTGCCCCCGGAACTGGGCCGCCAGGATTTTTAAAAATTCGTCCTTTCCCAGCTCGGTTTTAGCTTCCCTGGTGTCGCCGGTGCTGCCGGTACCGGATTGGTAAGTTGTATAAGGATTAATTCTCACTCTGTTTCACCACCTTAGGCCCGGTAATCAATGCCTGCTCTCCTGACAGGTTCCGGGTAGTCTTCTTCTCTCACCTGGTGTTCCCCGGAATCCACTCCACGGATAACAAAGGATTCCCTAAAAGCCCTTCCTTGCTGCCACTGGGGTTGCCGCTCCTGGGCAAAACTCCCCGGATCCCCGACCTCCACTTGGGCCTGGTCAAACCGGATACCTTGCTCCGCCAGGGTTTGCCGCAGCTGAGGTAGGTTTTGTTCCAGCATCCGCCCCACCTGATGGCTTTCCACCACAAACTTGGCCGTCATAGCGCCGTTTTCCAAAGTCAAACGGATCGCCAGCTTGCCCAGGTACTCAGGTTTAAGCTGCAGCTCCATTTCCTGCTTAGCAGCCAAAAGTTTCAGCTTGCCGGACTGGACCATCTGATCCATCAGGTCGAACAGAGTAATACCGCTGCGGTGGGGGACGGAACTCTCCACCCGGTTCGATGAAGGGACGGGTTCCTGATCTTCCATCATTTGGTCCGCCGTAAACTGGAGCCACGGCTGGTCCGGCCCGGCCTTTCCGGCCTGAGGAACTGCTTCACCGGTTACGCCCGTTTCCCGACCGGCGGGCGAGTCCCCAAGCTGCCCTTGAGAAACCGCGTCCCGGCTCAATGCTTGCATAAATGGCAGGCCCTCCCGAGCTGTTCCCTGTTGGTGCCCAACCTCCACCGGCGGACTTCCCTGGAACTGGCCGGCAACGACCCCATTGTCCACAATCCGGTCGGATAACTGCGGCGCCGTCCCGGGCAACGTCTCCGGAAGGCTTGGTTCCTCCGGTAAGGCTGCCGCGCCTCCTTGGGTACCGGCATTTCCGGTCAAATCCGGCATGGGCGCCGGCAGTTCCCGGACAAACGGTTGGTTGCCGGCAAAGTCACCCTGGCCAAAGCCTCCTTCTGCGGGCAGCACACCGCGGAAATGTTCCATCAACGGTACCTGCAGCAGTTCGAGGAGCGCCAGCAGTTCCTGCCCTTTTTGCTCTTCTTGCCCTGATGTCTCGCCGGTATCCGGCCCCAGATCTATCCCGGCCAGTAGACCTTTCCCTCCTTGGAAGACTTGTCCGGCCAGGGTCTCGAGGAGCAGGCTCTCCAACAGCAGTTGAAAAGCTCCTTCTTCCCCTGCCGCCGCACTCTGGTGGACCGATTGGGCGGGCGGGGCAAACATAGCCGGCAGCAATTCTATCACGCCTCTGTCCACTTTCCTCACCTCCTTTCACGGGAGAAATCGAGACCGGTTATTTCTCCATGGTCTGCCGCACAAATCTCAGGGTGGCCATGTCATCCAGGAACTTTTGTTCCTCCCTTTCCTCCCGGTAGACAAACTCGTTATATTGCTTCTCTTTCAAAATTTCCACCGCTTTTCGTTCCTGCATCTTCTGCTCCAGCTTCCGCCGGCACTTGGATACGGCTTCTTCCGCCGCCTGCACCCGCGCCGACTGCCGCTCCAGTTGTAATTCCAAGTACCGCTGGTAGCTTTCCAGCATCGTTAACTGAGTTAAATCCAGTCTGCCGCACTCCACCGGTTGGGTATGGGCTGACAGGTCCTCTGCCAGTTCCTCCAAGGCCTGCTTTTCCCGTTGATACCGGGCCAGGCTTCCGGCCAGTTCTTCCTTCGCCCTTTCCTCTAAAGATGCACGGTAATTAAGGACAGGCTCCAGGCGGAAATGAAAGCGTGCCAAATCACATCCCCTTCCCCATAGATGCTACGACCTTCCGTCTATCACGCGAAGATTTCCCGCAGCTGCCGCAGGGTGTCTGCAAAAGAAAAGTGTTCGTCTACATCCTGCCGCAAGAAACTGACGATCTTCGGATACAGCTTGATGGCCTCATCTACCTCGGGGTTGCTGCCCTTCTGGTAAGCCCCGATATTGATGAGGTCTTCCATTTTTTGATAAGTGGCCATGACTTCCCTCAACCGTTGGGCCAGGGACTGGTGCTCACTATCGGTGATCTCCGTCATCAGACGGCTGACGCTGTGCCCGATATCGATAGCCGGGTAATGGTTCCGGGCCGCCAAATCCCTGGACAACACGATATGCCCGTCTAAAATACCTCTCACCGCGTCAGCGATGGGTTCATTCATGTCATCGGCGTCCACCAGCACGGTGTACAACGCGGTAATGGAACCTTTTTCGCTGTTGCCGGAACGTTCCAGCAGTTTGGGCAGTAAAGCAAACACCGAAGGGGTGTAACCTTTGGTAGCCGGGGGTTCGCCAATGGCCAGCCCTACTTCCCTTTGAGCCATGGCAAACCTGGTGACGGAATCCATCATCAACATCACTTTCTTGCCCTGGTCCCGGAAATACTCGGCAATGGCCGTGGCCACAAAAGCTCCTTTGATCCTTACCAGAGCCGGCTGGTCCGACGTTGCCGCCACCACCACGGACCGGGCCAGGCCCTCATTCCCTAAATCCTTTTCCAGGAAATCCAGCACCTCCCGGCCCCGCTCCCCGATTAAGGCAATGACGTTCACGTCAGCGTTGGACCTGCGGGCGATCATGCCCAGCAGGGTGCTCTTGCCCACCCCGCTGCCGGCAAAGATGCCGAGGCGCTGGCCTTGCCCGCAGGTAAGAAGGGCATCAATGGCTTTCACCCCGGTCACCAGGACCTCGGAAATCCTCTTTCTTTTCATGGGATTCGGTGGGGAATTGGTGACGGGCATCCAGCGACCGGGATAATCCAGTTTTTGTTCCCCCAGCGGGTAGCCCAAGCCATCCAACACCCGGCCTAGGATACCTGAACCTACCTTGACCTGGTGGGTCCTCCCCGTAGCCCGCACCTCACAACCCGGGGCTACCCCATCCAAAGTGCCCAAAGGCATTAGGAGCGTCCTGTTTTGTCGAAAGCCGACTACCTCTGCCGGGGTCACTTTATCTTGACTGACAACAATTTGACAGATCTCGCCAATGGAGGCGCTCAGGCCGGATACTTCAACAATTAAGCCAATAACCTCCAGCACTTTACCGGAGACCCGGATGGAATTGATGTTTTCCAAGCGAGCCTTGTATTTGGCCAGGTTAACCATGGGCTCCACCGTCTCGCAGCAGTTTTTTCACTTCTGACAGCTGCCCTTCGATGGTGGCATCGTAGTAGCCGGTCTCCGTCTCCAGGCGGCACCCGCCCGGTGTAATGGATTTGTCCGGCACAATATGTAAAGCCACTCCTAACGGGGCGGCTTCTTCCAGCTCTTGCCGCGCTTCTTCCAGCAGTCTGACCTCCCCGGGATGCACGTAAAGAAAAAAGGTTTCGCCGGCATGGACTTCTTTCAACAGTTCGGCGGCCAGAGTCTTGACGGTCTCAGGCTCCACCGCCACTTGCCGCTTGATAATTTTCTCAGCAATTAAAACAGATAATTCCAGTAAATTGGGCTCTGCTTGCACCATCACGGCCCGGTAGGCTTTCCTGGCTTCCGCCAGCAGGCTTTGGGCCTGTTCTTTGATTATGCCGGCTTCCTTCAGTCCCTTTTCATAGCCTTCTTGATAGCCCAGGGAAAGCCCTTCTTGACGGGCGGCTTCCACAAAAGCTTCTTTTTCCTGCCGGGCCTTATTGATAATCGCTTCCCCTTCCTGAACTGCTTGCTGGATGATCCGCTCCGCTTCCCGGCGGGCCTCCAGCACTTGGGGATCATCCTGCCAGTGGTTTTCTTCCGGTTCCCGGTGGATAAAATCCTGCCGGATTTGAATCTCCACCGGTGCTCCCCCGACGGAATAGTCTTTTAAAACCTTTCCTTTAGATGATGAGAGCATCTTCTCCACCTCTGGCAATGACAATTTCACCGGCCTCATCTAAGCGGCGGATAATCTGCACAATGCGCTGCTGCGCTTCCTCCACATCCCTAAGCCGAATGGGCCCCAGAAACTCGATGTCCTCGCGGAGCATTTCGCCGGCCCGCTGGGACATATTCTTGTAAATCCTATTAGCCACTTCTTGACTGGAGCCTTTAAGCGCCAATGCCAGATCTTTGGTATCCACTTCCCGCAAAATGCGGCGAATGGAAGTATCGTCCAAGTTAATGATGTCTTCAAAGACAAACAGGCGTTTCCGGATTTCTTCCGCCAACTCCTGGTCGTCTTTTTCCATCGTTTCTAAGATGACCTTTTCCGTAGCACGGTCTACCCTGTTTAAAATTTCTACCAGCGTCTTAATCCCGCCTACGTTAGTGAAGTCCTGGCTGACCAGGGAGGACAGCTTGCTTTCCAAAACCGCCTCCACTTGCTTGACTATTTCCGGCGACGTCCGCTCCATCAAGGCAATGCGGCGGGCAATGTCCGCCTGCATGTCTTCCGGCAAAGCGCTTAACACAATAGACGCTTGGTCCGGTTCGAGATAAGCCAGGATTAAGGCAATGGTCTGCGGGTGTTCGTTGTAGATAAAATTCACCATCTGCCTGGGATCCGCCTTGCGCACCATGGCAAAAGGACGTATCTTCGAACTCTCAGTCAGTTTCCTGATGATTTCATTGGCTTTCGCCGGCCCCACACTCTTCTCCAGGATCTCCCTGGCGTAAGTAATGCCGCCCTGCAGCAGGTACTGCTGGGCTTCATGGAGCTGGAGAAACTCCTCCGTCACCTGCGCCTTCATTTCCGCCGTGACGGTAGGCATGTTGGCAATTTGATAGGTGATCCGCTCGATATCAGTCTCAGGGAGATAGCGGAGCAATTTGGCAGACAGTTCCGGGCCAATACTGATGAGCAGTACTGCGGCTTTTTCTAAACCTGTCAATTCTCCTTTTGCCACCCGTCACACCCCTATTCTTCCGACAACCATGCTCTCAATAACATAACCGCTTCCTCGGGTTTTTCCCGGATAATATCCGTAATCTTTTTCTGTTTTTCAATGCGTACTTTTTCCTCCACCGTAAGCTCGGGCACAACCTTAGGTATCTGCATGGGTTCAGGCGGTGTTACCACCGGTTCTTTTTGGGCCGCGCGCTGTCTCCTTCTCCGCCTGATCACCAGCAGCACTACGGCAGCAACCAGCAAAGCTCCCCCACCTAAAATCGCCCAATGCCACCAGGGCCTCGGCTCCGGTACCGGTTCCTCCACTTCCGGCGGGGTAGGTGCCAATTCGGTGCCCGTGTCAAAGAACATGCTTTCCACGGTAATCTGATCCCCTCTGAGGGGGTCAAAACCGACGGCCGCCTCCACCAGAGCCCGGATGCGTTCCGTTTCTTCCGCATTGAGCATCCCGTTGATAATCACCGCCGTGGATAAGCGGGTGACGCGGCCGGGAGCCTGCACGATTCTCCGTTCCGTTTGGTCCACCATGTAATTGGTAATGGTCTCGGTACGGGTATATGTATCCGTATTCTGACCGCCGGCCGGGTAATAAGGAATCCCCACATTACCCTCGATGCCGGTTAGCCCAGGGTTTCCGGAAGTGGTCTCGCTCTGCTCCTCCGTCACCTGCTCACTTAAAGTGGCCTGCCCTTCCTCGTCTTTGCCGTAAATAATATTGGTTTCCTCGACTTGATCAAAATCAAGCTCCGCGGTAACCATGGCCACCACGTTGTCCAGGCCCATGACCCGCTCCAGCATGTTCTGCACCCGCTGTTCCAAATCCTTTTCCAAAGCCCGCTTGATTTCGTACTGGACCAGGTTCAGGCCGGCGAGATGGCCGGAATCAGCATCCAAGACGCCGTCACTTAAGACGACGCCTTTACTGTTAATGAGCTTGACATTTTCCGGCGGTAGGTTTTCCACGCTGGAAGAAACCAGGTAAATAATACCCCGCACCTGTTCCTTGGTGAGCTGGGCCAAGGGCTTCAACGCGACGGTGACGGCGGCGGAGGCAGGCTTTTCTTCCCTGATGAAAACGCTTTTTTCCGGCAGCACCAGGTGCACCCTGGCCTGTTCAATTTCGTCTAATTGAACGATGGTACGCCTTAATTCCTCTTCCAGGGCTCTTTGATAATCTATACGCCGCTCAAACTCGGTAACACCGAGCTTGGTATTATCGAACAGCTCAAAACCCAAACCCGTATTGGTCAACAACCCCTGACCGGCCAACTGGATCCTGATCTCATACACCCGGTCCTTGGGCACCAGGATGGAAGTGCCTTCCGCGGCCAGTTGATAAGGAATCCGGTTTTGTTCCAGCACTTCCACCACAGCGCCGGCCGTTTTGGGGTCTAAATTAGTGAAAAGAGGGGCATACTCCTCTTTCGTCATTTCTCGCCAAAAGAAAAATCCAGCCAGAAGCACTGCCAGAGACATGACGAGTATGATGGACTTTCTGGAATTGGGAAGAGCGTTCCATTTCTCCAGCAGTTGTTTTGCTATGTCTTTCACATCGTCACCCCATCAGCATGCCTTTCTTTTATCAGATCTGCATCCGGGAAATCTCCTGGTAAGCCTCAATCAGTTTGTTCCGGATTTGCACTGTCAACTGTAGGGCCAGGCTGGCCTGCTCGGCGGCAATGGTCACCTGGTGGAGATGCTCCACAGATCCGGTGAGCAGGTCCTGGGTCAATTGATCAGCCTCTTTTTGCAATTGGTTTACCTTCTCCAACTGCCCTTGCAGGATTTCACTGAAAGACGGGCTGTCCTTGTTCTCCTTGGCCCCGGCAGCAGGCAAGCTGTGCTGCAGTTCCAAGGGTTGAGGTGTCAACAGTGAAATGTTCATCTAGAACCCTCCTCTACCCTCTGCCTATTTCCAAAGCTTTCAGGGCCATGGTTTTTGCCGCGTTAATGGCGGTAATGTTAGCCTCGTAGGCCCTGGTGGCGGTGATCATATCCACCATTTCGTTCACCACGTTGATGTTCGGGTAGGCCACATAACCGTCCCCCCGGGCATCCGGGTGGGCAGGATCGTAGACGAGCCTGGGTTCGCCGGGGTCATGGACTATTTCCACCACCTGCACCCCGGCCCCACGAAACTTGGCGGGAGAGCCGATGGCTTTCTCCAGTTTCTCGGCGAACACCGGGGTTTGCCGGCGATAAGGACCGCCGGCAGCAGTCCTGGTGGTATTGATGTTGGCCAGGTTGTTGGCGATGGTTTCCAGCCGCAGTCTCTCCGCAGTCAAACCGGAAGCGCTAATCTGCATGGAGCTGAATATACCCATGCCGGTTACCTCCCTCCGTTAATCACATAGCGGATAGCGGCCAGTTTTTGGTTAAGCCTGGTGGCCGCCGCATTGTACAAGATAGCATTCATGGCCAGCTCCGCATTCTCCACATCTATATCCACGTTATTGCCGTCAGCTCGCATGGTGGTGGACAAATCCCTTTTCACCTGAGGTCCCACTTCCTCCAAACGACCGGGCTGCCCCAAATGCCGGGCATCGGCC harbors:
- a CDS encoding flagellar hook-length control protein FliK; amino-acid sequence: MDRGVIELLPAMFAPPAQSVHQSAAAGEEGAFQLLLESLLLETLAGQVFQGGKGLLAGIDLGPDTGETSGQEEQKGQELLALLELLQVPLMEHFRGVLPAEGGFGQGDFAGNQPFVRELPAPMPDLTGNAGTQGGAAALPEEPSLPETLPGTAPQLSDRIVDNGVVAGQFQGSPPVEVGHQQGTAREGLPFMQALSRDAVSQGQLGDSPAGRETGVTGEAVPQAGKAGPDQPWLQFTADQMMEDQEPVPSSNRVESSVPHRSGITLFDLMDQMVQSGKLKLLAAKQEMELQLKPEYLGKLAIRLTLENGAMTAKFVVESHQVGRMLEQNLPQLRQTLAEQGIRFDQAQVEVGDPGSFAQERQPQWQQGRAFRESFVIRGVDSGEHQVREEDYPEPVRRAGIDYRA
- the fliJ gene encoding flagellar export protein FliJ gives rise to the protein MARFHFRLEPVLNYRASLEERAKEELAGSLARYQREKQALEELAEDLSAHTQPVECGRLDLTQLTMLESYQRYLELQLERQSARVQAAEEAVSKCRRKLEQKMQERKAVEILKEKQYNEFVYREEREEQKFLDDMATLRFVRQTMEK
- the fliI gene encoding flagellar protein export ATPase FliI, with amino-acid sequence MVNLAKYKARLENINSIRVSGKVLEVIGLIVEVSGLSASIGEICQIVVSQDKVTPAEVVGFRQNRTLLMPLGTLDGVAPGCEVRATGRTHQVKVGSGILGRVLDGLGYPLGEQKLDYPGRWMPVTNSPPNPMKRKRISEVLVTGVKAIDALLTCGQGQRLGIFAGSGVGKSTLLGMIARRSNADVNVIALIGERGREVLDFLEKDLGNEGLARSVVVAATSDQPALVRIKGAFVATAIAEYFRDQGKKVMLMMDSVTRFAMAQREVGLAIGEPPATKGYTPSVFALLPKLLERSGNSEKGSITALYTVLVDADDMNEPIADAVRGILDGHIVLSRDLAARNHYPAIDIGHSVSRLMTEITDSEHQSLAQRLREVMATYQKMEDLINIGAYQKGSNPEVDEAIKLYPKIVSFLRQDVDEHFSFADTLRQLREIFA
- the fliG gene encoding flagellar motor switch protein FliG, which translates into the protein MAKGELTGLEKAAVLLISIGPELSAKLLRYLPETDIERITYQIANMPTVTAEMKAQVTEEFLQLHEAQQYLLQGGITYAREILEKSVGPAKANEIIRKLTESSKIRPFAMVRKADPRQMVNFIYNEHPQTIALILAYLEPDQASIVLSALPEDMQADIARRIALMERTSPEIVKQVEAVLESKLSSLVSQDFTNVGGIKTLVEILNRVDRATEKVILETMEKDDQELAEEIRKRLFVFEDIINLDDTSIRRILREVDTKDLALALKGSSQEVANRIYKNMSQRAGEMLREDIEFLGPIRLRDVEEAQQRIVQIIRRLDEAGEIVIARGGEDALII
- the fliF gene encoding flagellar M-ring protein FliF codes for the protein MKDIAKQLLEKWNALPNSRKSIILVMSLAVLLAGFFFWREMTKEEYAPLFTNLDPKTAGAVVEVLEQNRIPYQLAAEGTSILVPKDRVYEIRIQLAGQGLLTNTGLGFELFDNTKLGVTEFERRIDYQRALEEELRRTIVQLDEIEQARVHLVLPEKSVFIREEKPASAAVTVALKPLAQLTKEQVRGIIYLVSSSVENLPPENVKLINSKGVVLSDGVLDADSGHLAGLNLVQYEIKRALEKDLEQRVQNMLERVMGLDNVVAMVTAELDFDQVEETNIIYGKDEEGQATLSEQVTEEQSETTSGNPGLTGIEGNVGIPYYPAGGQNTDTYTRTETITNYMVDQTERRIVQAPGRVTRLSTAVIINGMLNAEETERIRALVEAAVGFDPLRGDQITVESMFFDTGTELAPTPPEVEEPVPEPRPWWHWAILGGGALLVAAVVLLVIRRRRRQRAAQKEPVVTPPEPMQIPKVVPELTVEEKVRIEKQKKITDIIREKPEEAVMLLRAWLSEE
- the fliE gene encoding flagellar hook-basal body complex protein FliE, with protein sequence MNISLLTPQPLELQHSLPAAGAKENKDSPSFSEILQGQLEKVNQLQKEADQLTQDLLTGSVEHLHQVTIAAEQASLALQLTVQIRNKLIEAYQEISRMQI
- the flgC gene encoding flagellar basal body rod protein FlgC, producing MGIFSSMQISASGLTAERLRLETIANNLANINTTRTAAGGPYRRQTPVFAEKLEKAIGSPAKFRGAGVQVVEIVHDPGEPRLVYDPAHPDARGDGYVAYPNINVVNEMVDMITATRAYEANITAINAAKTMALKALEIGRG
- the flgB gene encoding flagellar basal body rod protein FlgB, producing MSGLFSDTALLALEKALDTYSLRQQVISHNIANVNTPGYKRSYVSFEDELKQALGKSGRISLRRADARHLGQPGRLEEVGPQVKRDLSTTMRADGNNVDIDVENAELAMNAILYNAAATRLNQKLAAIRYVINGGR